In Flavobacterium sp. CBA20B-1, one DNA window encodes the following:
- the nhaA gene encoding Na+/H+ antiporter NhaA, with product MEHKRKTPIEKIVSPIQSFIKQEKSGGIVLGISVIIALFLANSVFADEYHHILEHKFGFQLDGNTYFEYNLHHWINDGLMAIFFFVVGLELKREIVGGELSNPRKALLPIAAALGGMVVPAIIYLSLNPSGEVHSGWGIPMATDIAFALGVLYLLGNRIPLTLKVFLTALAIVDDLGAVLVIAFFYTSEISMYYLVVGILILMAMYIGNKLGVRSILFYAILGIGGVWSTFLLSGVHATIAAVLAAFTIPANVKIDEKVFSSSIQYLLDKFKSLDPDNTKPTLTNEQLHVLDEIKENTVAATPPLQRLEHAMHPMVTFIIIPIFALANAGVSLDIDFEHLFSTNVALGVALGLLVGKVVGVVGFTMLLVKLKIASFPAGMNVRNLFGLGLLASIGFTMSLFVTSLAFKHEEYMIQAKIGIFVASIIGGVLGYIVLNKQAKKNN from the coding sequence ATGGAGCACAAAAGGAAGACCCCTATAGAAAAAATAGTATCGCCTATTCAAAGTTTTATTAAACAAGAAAAATCTGGGGGAATTGTTTTAGGAATCAGTGTAATTATCGCGTTGTTTTTAGCAAACTCTGTTTTTGCTGACGAATACCATCATATTTTAGAGCATAAATTTGGGTTTCAGTTAGACGGAAACACTTATTTTGAATACAATCTGCATCATTGGATCAACGATGGTTTAATGGCTATTTTCTTTTTTGTGGTTGGTTTAGAATTAAAACGCGAAATTGTGGGTGGCGAATTATCAAATCCCCGAAAAGCATTGTTGCCAATTGCAGCTGCTTTGGGCGGTATGGTGGTTCCGGCGATTATTTATTTATCATTAAACCCATCGGGCGAAGTGCACAGCGGTTGGGGAATACCTATGGCAACCGATATTGCTTTTGCGCTAGGAGTGCTCTATTTACTTGGAAACCGTATTCCGTTAACGTTAAAAGTGTTTTTAACCGCATTGGCAATTGTAGATGATTTAGGAGCTGTATTGGTAATTGCATTTTTCTATACATCCGAAATATCAATGTATTATTTGGTTGTGGGCATACTGATTTTAATGGCCATGTATATTGGAAACAAATTGGGGGTTAGAAGCATTTTGTTTTATGCCATTCTGGGAATTGGTGGCGTGTGGTCAACATTCTTATTATCGGGTGTTCATGCCACAATCGCAGCCGTTTTAGCAGCTTTTACCATTCCGGCAAATGTAAAAATAGATGAAAAAGTATTCAGCTCTAGCATACAATATTTATTGGATAAATTCAAGAGCTTAGACCCCGACAACACCAAACCTACATTAACAAACGAACAGTTGCATGTTTTAGACGAGATTAAAGAAAATACGGTGGCCGCCACGCCGCCTTTGCAACGATTAGAACATGCCATGCACCCAATGGTAACCTTTATCATCATTCCAATTTTTGCGTTGGCAAATGCGGGCGTTTCTTTGGATATTGATTTTGAACATTTATTTAGCACCAATGTAGCTTTGGGTGTGGCACTTGGGTTATTAGTAGGAAAAGTTGTGGGAGTAGTTGGTTTTACCATGCTTTTGGTGAAATTAAAAATTGCATCGTTTCCCGCTGGTATGAATGTGCGAAACTTGTTTGGTTTGGGCTTATTGGCATCCATCGGTTTCACCATGTCATTGTTTGTGACTTCATTGGCTTTTAAACATGAAGAATATATGATTCAAGCCAAAATAGGTATTTTTGTGGCATCGATTATTGGT